One window of Quercus robur chromosome 5, dhQueRobu3.1, whole genome shotgun sequence genomic DNA carries:
- the LOC126728887 gene encoding uncharacterized protein LOC126728887 translates to MNIIIWNYRGALKPSFQANFRDLVANHDPAIFVVMETRIGSERAKVITDKLPFQWAIHIDSIGFAGRLWFLWDPDRVEVTYLASTEQEIHTLVKVNSSSLNWIFTAIYASPRHRERCMLWNNLNTVANSHNLPWIIAGDFNELLSNDEKLGGRPISLYRANLFKECLDSCNMADLGFNGPRFTWTNKHDIGTFIQERLDRYFANPQWCLLYPEAQVTHLPRCSSDHCPVLMEIQPNLNLRLNRPFRFQSFWLADDSFPNVVREAWSNNPGLYDAIKKFTTNAVEWNRVHFGNIFAKKKRVLARLGGIQRVMAERPSGFLINLEKQLQMDLSNILNQEEELWALKSRINWMIQGDRNTSFYHVSTLIRRKHNKILNLKDSQGKWINDLPTVMEFVRNSFLNLFTTDFSSSPIAATLNDSACPQLSDDESHLINLPVKDEEIKHVVWSLKALNPQVPMVCTLGFIRDFG, encoded by the coding sequence ATGAACATTATTATTTGGAACTACAGAGGGGCTCTCAAGCCTTCCTTTCAAGCAAACTTTCGTGATTTGGTTGCTAACCATGATCCAGCTATTTTTGTTGTAATGGAGACTCGCATTGGTAGTGAGAGGGCAAAAGTAATTACGGACAAGCTGCCTTTCCAATGGGCGATCCACATTGATTCAATTGGTTTTGCTGGCAGGCTCTGGTTTCTTTGGGACCCGGATAGAGTTGAAGTCACTTACCTTGCTAGCACGGAGCAGGAGATCCACACTCTGGTGAAGGTAAACTCCTCTTCCCTTAATTGGATTTTCACTGCTATCTACGCTAGCCCAAGACATAGAGAAAGATGCATGCTTTGGAATAATTTAAATACTGTTGCTAATTCACATAATTTACCTTGGATTATTGCTggtgattttaatgagttgCTTTCCAATGATGAGAAACTTGGCGGTAGGCCGATTAGCTTATACAGGGCTAACCTCTTCAAAGAGTGCCTTGATTCTTGTAATATGGCAGACCTTGGCTTTAACGGCCCTAGATTCACTTGGACAAATAAGCATGATATTGGTACCTTCATCCAAGAAAGGTTGGATAGATACTTTGCTAATCCTCAGTGGTGCCTTCTTTATCCAGAAGCTCAAGTAACCCACCTGCCTAGATGCTCGTCTGATCATTGCCCTGTCCTAATGGAAATTCAACCAAATCTTAATCTTAGACTCAACAGGCCTTTCAGATTCCAAAGTTTTTGGCTGGCAGATGATTCTTTTCCTAATGTGGTTCGAGAAGCTTGGTCTAACAATCCTGGTCTTTATGAcgcaattaaaaaatttactacaAATGCAGTAGAATGGAACCGGGTTCATTTTGGTAATATCTTTGCCAAAAAGAAGAGAGTTCTTGCTCGTCTTGGCGGTATTCAGAGAGTTATGGCAGAAAGGCCTTCCGGATTTCTCATTAATCTGGAAAAGCAGCTTCAGATGGACCTTTCGAACATTCTTAACCAAGAGGAAGAGTTGTGGGCTCTTAAATCCCGCATTAACTGGATGATTCAAGGTGACCGGAATACGTCCTTCTATCATGTGTCTACTCTCATTAGAAGAAAGCACAATAAGATTCTCAATCTCAAAGATTCCCAAGGAAAGTGGATAAATGATCTTCCTACTGTCATGGAATTTGTCAGGAATAGTTTCTTGAATCTTTTTACTACTGATTTTTCATCTTCCCCAATTGCTGCTACTCTCAATGATTCCGCTTGTCCTCAGCTTTCAGATGATGAGTCACACCTCATCAATCTCCCTGTGAAGGATGAAGAAATCAAGCATGTTGTTTGGTCTTTGAAGGCTTTAAATCCCCAGGTCCCGATGGTTTGCACGTTGGGTTTTATCAGAGATTTTGGCTAG
- the LOC126727531 gene encoding beta-glucuronosyltransferase GlcAT14C-like, with protein MRISKVHSWIPGYHLWILVFLVSLVLLGVLSRSFQSGFSDESNEYQPPKIIPSKGSGYPPVIAYWIFGTNGESKKMLRLLKAIYHPRNQYLLQLDAESSDHERGDLALSIQSEKVFQAFGNVHVVGKSYAVNRMGASALGATLHAAALLLKISTDWDWFITLSAADYPLMTQDDLLHAFTFLPRDLNFVHYTNKTSWIWKERKLSNQIVVDPSLHNQKSSPLFYAVETRETPDAFKLFGGSPWVILTRAFMEYCIRGWDNSPRKLLMYFSNVAYPLESYFHTVLCNSADFQNTTVDNDLRYIIWDTTHGEANVLNMLHYDKMVASGTVFARPFQEGDRVLNKIDISVLNRPPNGLVPGEWCIDKGMNRSTETSKQHEELCSTWGNINAIKPGSYGIKLGVLLSELLAREGALRTSPCEQQSESRSITRTM; from the exons ATGAGAATATCCAAAGTTCACTCATGGATCCCGGGTTATCATCTGTGGATTCTGGTATTTTTAGTTAGTTTAGTATTGTTGGGAGTGTTATCACGATCGTTTCAAAGTGGTTTTTCTGATGAAAGCAATGAATATCAGCCACCAAAGATTATCCCATCCAAAGGGAGTGGCTACCCCCCTGTAATTGCTTACTGGATTTTTGGTACTAATGGAGAAAGTAAGAAAATGTTGAGGTTGTTGAAGGCAATATATCATCCAAGAAACCAGTACTTGTTGCAACTTGATGCTGAATCATCAGACCATGAAAGGGGAGATTTAGCACTTTCAATTCAATCCGAAAAGGTGTTCCAAGCCTTTGGGAATGTTCATGTTGTCGGAAAAAGTTATGCTGTTAACCGGATGGGTGCCTCAGCTCTAGGTGCCACACTTCATGCTGCTGCTTTGCTTCTTAAGATTAGTACCGATTGGGACTGGTTCATTACATTAAGTGCTGCAGACTATCCACTTATGACTCAGGATG ATCTCCTCCATGCTTTCACTTTCTTGCCAAGGGATCTCAACTTTGTTCATTATACTAACAAGACCAGCTGGATTTGGAAAGA GCGGAAACTGAGTAATCAAATTGTTGTAGACCCCAGTTTGCATAATCAAAAGAGCAGTCCACTTTTCTATGCTGTAGAGACCCGAGAAACGCCAGATGCTTTCAAATTATTTGGAG GTTCTCCTTGGGTTATCCTTACAAGAGCATTCATGGAATACTGCATTAGAGGATGggacaattctccaagaaaacTATTAATGTACTTCAGCAATGTGGCTTACCCTCTTGAATCCTACTTCCATACAGTTCTTTGCAACTCAGCTGACTTCCAAAACACCACAGTGGACAATGATTTAAGGTACATTATTTGGGACACTACACATGGTGAAGCCAATGTCCTAAACATGTTACACTATGATAAAATGGTAGCTAGTGGGACAGTTTTTGCAAGGCCATTTCAAGAAGGTGATCGGGTGCTAAACAAAATCGATATCAGTGTCTTAAACCGTCCGCCAAATGGGTTGGTTCCTGGAGAATGGTGCATAGACAAAGGAATGAATAGGAGTACAGAGACTTCAAAGCAGCATGAGGAATTATGTTCAACTTGGGGCAACATTAATGCTATAAAGCCAGGGTCTTATGGCATCAAACTTGGAGTTCTATTGTCTGAATTACTTGCTAGGGAAGGGGCACTCAGAACTAGTCCATGCGAGCAACAGTCAGAAAGTAGAAGTATTACAAGAACCATGTGA